In a single window of the Agrobacterium fabrum str. C58 genome:
- the purU gene encoding formyltetrahydrofolate deformylase, whose product MTSYVLTVACKSTRGIVAAISGYLAEKGCNIVDSSQFDDLETGKFFMRVSFISEEGASLQAITEGFQPVSEKFGMASDIYPDGQRMKAMLMVSRFGHCLNDLLYRWKIGALPIDIVGVVSNHFDYQKVVVNHDIPFHHIKVTKENKPKAEAQLMDLIETSGTELVVLARYMQVLSDEMCRKMSGKIINIHHSFLPSFKGANPYKQAYERGVKLIGATAHYVTGDLDEGPIIEQDTVRVTHAQSAEDYVSLGRDVESQVLARAIHAHIHHRTFINGNRTVVFPPSPGSYASERMG is encoded by the coding sequence ATGACATCCTATGTTCTGACCGTAGCCTGCAAATCGACCCGCGGTATCGTCGCCGCGATTTCCGGTTATCTGGCGGAAAAAGGCTGCAACATCGTCGACAGTTCGCAGTTTGACGACCTCGAGACCGGCAAATTCTTCATGCGCGTCTCCTTTATTTCGGAAGAAGGTGCCTCCCTTCAGGCCATCACCGAAGGCTTTCAGCCGGTATCGGAAAAATTCGGCATGGCATCGGATATCTACCCGGACGGCCAGCGCATGAAGGCCATGCTGATGGTGTCGCGTTTCGGCCATTGCCTCAATGACCTGCTCTACCGCTGGAAGATCGGCGCGTTGCCGATCGATATCGTCGGCGTCGTTTCCAACCATTTCGATTACCAGAAAGTGGTGGTCAATCACGACATCCCCTTCCACCACATCAAGGTGACGAAGGAGAACAAGCCGAAGGCCGAAGCTCAGCTGATGGACCTGATTGAGACCAGCGGCACGGAGCTTGTCGTTCTGGCGCGCTATATGCAGGTGCTTTCCGACGAGATGTGCCGCAAGATGTCTGGCAAGATCATCAATATCCACCACTCCTTCCTGCCGAGCTTCAAGGGCGCAAACCCCTACAAGCAGGCCTATGAGCGTGGCGTGAAGCTGATCGGTGCAACGGCGCATTACGTCACCGGCGATCTCGACGAAGGCCCGATCATCGAACAGGACACGGTGCGTGTGACCCACGCACAATCGGCAGAAGACTATGTCTCGCTCGGCCGCGACGTGGAAAGCCAGGTGCTGGCCCGCGCCATCCACGCCCATATCCACCATCGCACCTTCATCAACGGTAACCGCACCGTGGTCTTCCCGCCGAGCCCCGGCAGCTATGCTTCCGAGCGGATGGGGTGA
- a CDS encoding tripartite tricarboxylate transporter TctB family protein, with amino-acid sequence MSQGSNPLEHQKRRPDWAALAIAVFLVIIACVIFWDSARLASVTGYSPVGPATVPYAIGFCLVGLALWTAVEAWRGDFPERDKQEIAPVIWVVAGLAAQMLLLNVAGFSIATGLLFAFTARAFGKRKLWFSIPVGIVLSFAIWVVFAQLLQLSLPAGPLERLFF; translated from the coding sequence ATGAGCCAGGGTTCCAACCCTCTAGAGCATCAAAAGCGCCGCCCTGACTGGGCGGCGCTGGCGATCGCCGTCTTCCTCGTCATCATCGCCTGCGTGATATTCTGGGATAGCGCCCGTCTCGCCAGCGTCACGGGTTATTCGCCGGTCGGCCCGGCAACGGTGCCTTACGCCATCGGTTTCTGTCTTGTCGGCCTGGCGCTGTGGACAGCCGTCGAGGCATGGCGCGGTGATTTTCCCGAACGCGACAAACAGGAAATCGCCCCGGTCATCTGGGTCGTCGCCGGCCTTGCCGCGCAGATGCTGCTGCTGAACGTCGCCGGTTTCTCCATCGCCACCGGACTGTTGTTTGCCTTCACGGCACGCGCCTTCGGCAAACGCAAGCTCTGGTTCTCCATCCCTGTTGGCATCGTGCTGAGTTTTGCCATCTGGGTCGTTTTCGCGCAGCTGCTGCAACTTTCGCTGCCCGCAGGACCTCTGGAACGGCTGTTTTTCTGA
- a CDS encoding YbaY family lipoprotein, with the protein MTDHQPLFSRRSFAGLLALAPLFAAGGAAAAPASLRGSVSYRERIALPPGATVTVRLIDVSLADAPSQTIAETTIRPRGQVPVPFVLRYDDRDIRDRRSYALSAEIRDRDRLLFTTTQRYSVLTGGRDNTDLVLERVGAGPGRPEPEASIDGRWLVQEIRGERVRGRRQATLEISREGRVSANAGCNGIGGEVKISRNRVDFGRMISTQMACAPDIMRQERQFIEALEGARSFRLEPRRATLELIDSRGRTAMRLRRA; encoded by the coding sequence ATGACCGACCACCAGCCTCTTTTTTCGCGCCGCAGTTTCGCCGGTCTCCTCGCGCTTGCCCCGCTTTTTGCCGCAGGCGGCGCGGCGGCCGCGCCTGCGAGCCTGCGTGGCAGCGTCTCCTATCGCGAACGCATCGCCCTGCCGCCGGGTGCAACCGTGACGGTGCGGCTGATCGATGTTTCGCTGGCGGATGCGCCGTCACAGACGATCGCCGAAACCACCATCCGCCCGCGCGGCCAGGTGCCTGTGCCCTTCGTGCTACGTTATGACGACCGCGACATCCGCGACCGCCGCTCCTATGCGCTGAGCGCCGAAATCCGCGACCGCGACCGGCTGCTCTTCACCACCACGCAGCGCTACTCCGTCCTGACCGGCGGCCGCGACAATACCGACCTCGTGCTGGAGCGCGTCGGCGCTGGTCCGGGCAGGCCTGAGCCGGAAGCCAGCATCGACGGACGCTGGCTGGTGCAGGAAATCCGCGGCGAGCGGGTTCGCGGCCGCCGCCAGGCAACGCTCGAAATTTCCCGCGAGGGCCGCGTTTCCGCCAATGCCGGCTGCAACGGCATCGGCGGCGAGGTGAAGATCAGCCGCAACCGTGTCGATTTCGGCCGGATGATTTCCACCCAGATGGCCTGCGCGCCCGATATCATGCGTCAGGAACGGCAGTTCATCGAGGCGCTGGAAGGCGCACGCTCCTTCAGGCTGGAGCCGCGTCGCGCTACGCTGGAGCTCATCGACAGCCGCGGCCGCACGGCCATGCGCCTGCGCCGCGCCTGA
- the hutX gene encoding heme utilization cystosolic carrier protein HutX: MSIAAQKNDDDRQARALAALAEKPDGIVEAIAAKAEVAPAEILAILPQGAAVSAPADRFDAIWNEMRGWGEILMIVQTGDIVLEVPGHLPEGTESHGWFNIHGDSPIGGHIKKDNCAAITFVDRGFHGRRSCSVWFMNAAGGAMFKIFVRRDENKELLAGQLAKFEELRDGFRG, from the coding sequence ATGAGCATTGCAGCCCAGAAGAACGACGACGACAGGCAGGCCCGTGCGCTCGCCGCCCTTGCCGAAAAACCCGATGGTATCGTCGAGGCCATCGCCGCGAAGGCCGAGGTGGCGCCGGCCGAAATTCTGGCGATCCTGCCGCAAGGTGCCGCCGTTTCCGCGCCGGCCGACCGGTTCGACGCCATCTGGAACGAGATGCGCGGCTGGGGCGAAATCCTGATGATCGTGCAGACCGGCGATATCGTGCTGGAAGTGCCGGGCCACCTGCCGGAAGGCACTGAAAGCCACGGCTGGTTCAACATTCACGGCGACAGCCCCATTGGCGGTCACATCAAGAAGGACAATTGCGCTGCGATCACCTTCGTCGATCGCGGCTTCCACGGCCGCCGCTCCTGCTCCGTCTGGTTCATGAATGCCGCCGGCGGCGCCATGTTCAAGATCTTCGTCCGCCGCGACGAGAACAAGGAACTGCTGGCCGGGCAACTGGCGAAGTTCGAAGAACTGCGGGACGGTTTCCGCGGCTGA
- a CDS encoding Bug family tripartite tricarboxylate transporter substrate binding protein, whose product MKHFLIGTFLAGVIALPAVAADYTIIAPANPGGGWDQTARSLQTVLQEEGISKSVQVQNVPGAGGTIGLAQFASQQKGNPNALIVGGYVMVGAILTNNAPVTLKEVTPIARLTGEYEAIVVPASSPLKTIGDLVDQLKKDPGSVSWGGGSAGGTDHIAVGLIAKAAGVDPTKINYIAYSGGGEALASILGSQVTAGISSYGEFESQVKAGTLRLLAVSSEEKLDGVDAPTLKESGLDVVVQNWRMVAAPPGLTPEQEKAVNADIEKLVKSAKWQETLKTKSWMDTYLAGDEFKAQLAKDTDATAAILKDIGLVK is encoded by the coding sequence GTGAAGCATTTTCTTATCGGCACATTCCTGGCAGGCGTGATCGCTCTTCCGGCGGTTGCAGCGGATTACACCATCATTGCCCCGGCCAATCCCGGCGGCGGCTGGGACCAGACCGCACGCTCGCTGCAGACCGTGCTGCAGGAAGAAGGCATTTCCAAGAGCGTTCAGGTGCAGAACGTACCGGGCGCCGGCGGCACCATCGGGCTTGCGCAGTTCGCCAGCCAGCAGAAGGGCAATCCGAACGCCCTCATCGTCGGCGGTTACGTGATGGTCGGCGCGATCCTCACCAACAACGCGCCCGTGACGCTGAAGGAAGTAACACCGATTGCTCGCCTGACCGGCGAATATGAAGCCATCGTTGTTCCGGCATCCTCGCCGCTGAAGACCATCGGCGACCTCGTCGACCAGCTGAAGAAGGACCCGGGCAGCGTTTCCTGGGGCGGCGGCTCCGCCGGCGGCACCGACCATATCGCCGTGGGCCTGATCGCCAAGGCGGCCGGCGTCGATCCGACCAAGATCAACTACATCGCCTATTCCGGCGGCGGCGAAGCGCTCGCCTCGATCCTCGGCTCGCAGGTCACGGCCGGCATTTCGAGCTATGGCGAATTCGAAAGCCAGGTCAAGGCCGGCACGCTGCGCCTGCTTGCCGTTTCCAGCGAAGAAAAGCTGGACGGTGTTGATGCACCGACGCTCAAGGAAAGCGGCCTTGATGTCGTCGTCCAGAACTGGCGCATGGTCGCCGCTCCTCCCGGCCTGACGCCGGAGCAGGAAAAGGCCGTCAATGCCGACATCGAAAAGCTGGTGAAATCCGCCAAGTGGCAGGAAACCCTGAAGACCAAGAGCTGGATGGACACCTATCTCGCCGGTGACGAATTCAAGGCGCAGCTCGCCAAGGACACCGACGCCACCGCCGCCATCCTCAAAGACATCGGACTGGTAAAATGA
- a CDS encoding response regulator codes for MRILLVEDNQVLSEGLSALLRGSGYAVDVVSDGASADAAIAAESFDLVILDLNLPEMDGIEVLRSMRSRQDKAAVLILTARGTPEEKVKGLDLGADDYMIKPFDITEFEARVRVLLRRNAGLRSSALSFGKVLFDLTSRTFSADGRPLDIPAREVALLEVLFMRAGKVVAKEAIVQSLTGFDDDISANAIEQYVSRLRKRLAPHGLTVKTARGIGYYLEKLPEMAE; via the coding sequence TTGCGTATTTTGCTGGTCGAGGACAATCAGGTGCTGTCGGAAGGGCTTTCAGCCCTTCTGCGCGGCAGTGGTTATGCGGTTGATGTCGTTTCAGACGGCGCCTCGGCCGATGCGGCGATTGCGGCGGAAAGTTTCGACCTCGTCATTCTCGATCTCAACCTGCCGGAAATGGACGGTATCGAGGTGCTGCGCTCCATGCGCTCGCGCCAAGATAAGGCGGCGGTACTGATCCTGACGGCGCGCGGCACGCCGGAGGAGAAGGTCAAGGGGCTCGATCTCGGCGCCGACGACTACATGATCAAGCCGTTCGACATCACCGAATTCGAGGCAAGGGTGCGGGTGCTCTTGCGCCGCAACGCCGGCCTGCGGTCCTCCGCGCTTAGTTTCGGCAAGGTGCTGTTCGATCTGACGTCGCGCACCTTTTCGGCCGATGGGCGCCCGCTCGATATTCCGGCACGCGAGGTGGCGCTGCTCGAAGTGCTGTTCATGCGGGCGGGCAAGGTGGTCGCCAAGGAGGCGATCGTGCAGTCGCTCACAGGTTTCGACGACGATATTTCCGCCAACGCCATCGAGCAATATGTCAGCCGCCTGCGCAAGCGGCTCGCTCCCCACGGGCTGACGGTGAAGACGGCGCGCGGCATCGGTTATTATCTGGAAAAGCTGCCGGAGATGGCTGAATGA
- a CDS encoding tripartite tricarboxylate transporter permease — MSTFEFLLHGLEVAAQPMNLLYALIGVTLGTAVGVLPGIGPALTVALLLPVTYRLDPAGSLIMFAGIYYGGMYGGSTTSILLNTPGESASIVTALEGNKMARKGRGGPALATAAIGSFVAGLIATIALAFVAPYIVKLALVFGPREYFALMVLAFVTVSSAFGDSALRGLTSLFIGFALAIVGIDQLTGQTRMSFGIPDLLDGVEVTTLAVAMFAIGETLFIVAQGNSGDEKVEAVKGSVWMSAQDWARSWKPWLRGTLIGFPIGAMPAGGAEIGTFLSYATEKKLTKYPEEFGHGAIEGVAGPEAANNASAAGTLVPLLTLGLPTTATAAIMLAGFQQFGLQPGPLLFATNPQLVWGLIASLFIANLMLLVLNLPLVGLWVKLLTIPKPWLYAGILLFATLGTIGANPSVFELGMLLAFGILGYIMRIFGYPIAPAVVGLILGPLAEQQLRRALAIGQGDPTVLLTSPIAVGLFIVAAAAFIVPLIMRIRGRGEVLSQLAANED; from the coding sequence ATGAGTACCTTTGAATTCCTGCTGCACGGTCTTGAGGTTGCCGCCCAACCCATGAACCTGCTCTACGCGCTGATCGGCGTGACACTCGGCACCGCCGTCGGCGTTCTGCCCGGCATCGGCCCGGCGCTGACCGTGGCGCTGCTTCTGCCCGTCACCTACAGGCTCGATCCCGCCGGTTCGCTCATCATGTTCGCCGGCATCTATTATGGCGGCATGTATGGCGGCTCGACCACGTCGATCCTGCTCAACACGCCAGGCGAAAGCGCCTCGATCGTCACGGCACTCGAAGGCAACAAGATGGCCCGCAAGGGCAGAGGCGGACCGGCATTGGCCACCGCCGCCATCGGCTCCTTCGTCGCCGGCCTCATCGCCACGATCGCCCTTGCCTTTGTCGCCCCTTACATCGTCAAGCTGGCGCTGGTGTTCGGCCCGCGCGAATATTTCGCGTTGATGGTGCTCGCCTTCGTCACCGTTTCTTCCGCCTTCGGGGATTCGGCGCTGCGCGGTCTCACCTCGCTGTTCATCGGCTTTGCGCTTGCCATCGTCGGCATCGACCAGCTGACCGGGCAGACCCGCATGAGCTTCGGCATTCCCGACCTGCTCGACGGCGTCGAAGTGACGACGCTTGCAGTCGCCATGTTCGCCATCGGCGAAACGCTGTTCATCGTCGCACAGGGCAATAGCGGCGACGAAAAGGTCGAGGCCGTCAAAGGCTCGGTCTGGATGAGCGCGCAGGACTGGGCGCGCTCCTGGAAGCCTTGGCTGCGCGGCACGTTGATCGGTTTCCCCATCGGCGCGATGCCGGCGGGCGGTGCTGAAATCGGCACCTTCCTCTCCTATGCGACCGAAAAGAAACTGACCAAATATCCGGAAGAATTCGGTCACGGCGCCATCGAAGGCGTCGCCGGCCCCGAAGCCGCCAACAATGCCTCCGCCGCCGGTACGCTCGTGCCGCTGTTGACGCTCGGCCTGCCGACGACGGCGACCGCCGCCATCATGCTCGCGGGTTTCCAGCAGTTCGGCCTGCAACCGGGTCCCCTGCTGTTCGCCACCAATCCGCAGCTCGTCTGGGGCCTGATCGCCAGCCTGTTCATCGCCAATCTGATGCTGCTGGTGCTCAACTTGCCGCTCGTCGGCCTGTGGGTGAAGCTGCTGACCATTCCGAAACCCTGGCTTTATGCCGGCATCCTGCTGTTCGCCACCCTCGGCACCATCGGCGCCAACCCGTCGGTGTTCGAACTCGGCATGCTGCTCGCCTTCGGTATCCTCGGCTATATCATGCGCATCTTCGGTTATCCGATTGCGCCTGCGGTCGTTGGCCTCATCCTCGGTCCGCTTGCCGAACAGCAGCTTCGCCGTGCCCTTGCCATCGGCCAGGGTGACCCGACCGTGTTGCTCACTTCGCCGATCGCCGTCGGCCTGTTCATCGTGGCGGCTGCCGCCTTCATCGTCCCGCTGATCATGCGTATCCGCGGCCGCGGCGAGGTGCTGTCGCAGCTTGCCGCCAACGAGGACTGA
- a CDS encoding siderophore ABC transporter substrate-binding protein, whose product MAINFTFPVRLLAAAAFSLGAMTASAEEMTIRHAQGETVLKAAPKKVLVLDIPSLDNLDALGVEPAGVVGSNLPAYLQKYADGKYLKVGTLFEPDYEAINAAEADLVIVGGRSRAKYPDVSKITPAVDMSIDSKEFIASVKGNITKLGDIFGKQEEAKKLDVAIDEKVARLKEIAPNSGTAMILLTNAGKVGVYGPSSRTGWLHTEIGFKPVAADIDDRFDRGDVVSFEYLAEVNPEWLFVIDRDAGIGRATDPGKAAAQVLDNELVHQTNAWKKKQIVYLDPQAAYIVSSGYTALTTLLDQVYKAVSEKKS is encoded by the coding sequence GTGGCCATCAACTTCACCTTCCCCGTTCGGCTGCTGGCGGCAGCGGCCTTCAGCCTTGGCGCAATGACGGCGAGTGCCGAGGAAATGACGATCAGGCATGCGCAGGGCGAAACCGTGCTGAAAGCGGCACCGAAGAAGGTTCTAGTTCTGGATATTCCCTCGCTCGACAATCTCGATGCACTCGGTGTCGAGCCCGCCGGTGTCGTCGGTTCCAACCTGCCCGCCTATCTGCAGAAATATGCCGACGGCAAATATCTCAAGGTTGGAACGCTGTTCGAGCCCGATTACGAGGCGATCAATGCGGCCGAGGCGGACCTCGTCATCGTCGGCGGCCGTTCGCGGGCGAAATATCCCGACGTTTCGAAGATCACGCCCGCCGTCGACATGTCGATCGATTCCAAGGAATTCATCGCAAGCGTCAAAGGCAATATCACCAAGCTCGGCGATATCTTCGGCAAGCAGGAAGAAGCCAAGAAGCTCGATGTCGCCATCGATGAAAAGGTCGCAAGACTGAAGGAGATCGCCCCGAATTCCGGCACGGCGATGATCCTCCTGACCAATGCCGGCAAGGTCGGCGTTTATGGCCCGAGCTCCCGCACCGGCTGGCTGCACACCGAAATCGGCTTCAAGCCGGTCGCCGCCGACATTGATGACCGTTTCGACCGCGGCGATGTCGTCTCCTTCGAATATCTGGCCGAGGTCAATCCCGAATGGCTGTTCGTGATCGACCGTGACGCCGGTATCGGCCGCGCGACCGACCCCGGCAAGGCGGCCGCACAGGTGCTGGATAACGAACTGGTCCACCAGACCAATGCCTGGAAGAAAAAGCAGATCGTCTATCTCGATCCGCAGGCAGCCTATATCGTCAGCAGCGGTTATACAGCGCTTACCACTTTGCTCGATCAAGTCTACAAGGCCGTCTCCGAGAAGAAGTCGTAA
- a CDS encoding sensor histidine kinase, translating into MRQAAYSLRRRLLGWLLISTAIIGCVALTDTWREAVNTANVVSDRVLSGSALAIAERVVVAEDGSLEVDIPYVALEMLTSAAQDRVFYRVDGPNGQFLTGYQTLPTVENTNGDTPAYRDAVFRDEPIRIAAIRRFASTGINSVPFSVTVAETTIARSQLAQAIILRSALRLLLMIVGAAIIVWIAVTISLRPLYRLSEAIAERSPNDLHPIRQSVPVEVENLVETVNSFMVRLQSALDALRHFTGNASHQLRTPLAIISTQLALSARAASLEEAQAAALKGGASVAHAEHILAQLLRMANIDAAGSSEKHDFSAIDLVAVAQNVTADFVPRAADAGIDLGFEGEGEATISAEPLLIGELIGNLVSNAINYAGRGAEVTVRVGGPAGAVWLEVEDNGPGIPPEKRAMVRQRFARGEANAAPGAGLGLAIIEEIAGLFGGRLTLEDGADGRGLKARVVFAAPERAA; encoded by the coding sequence ATGAGACAGGCCGCCTATTCGCTCAGGCGGCGACTGTTAGGCTGGCTTCTCATCTCCACAGCTATCATTGGCTGCGTTGCGCTGACCGACACCTGGCGCGAGGCGGTCAACACCGCCAATGTGGTGTCCGACCGGGTGCTATCAGGCTCCGCACTTGCCATTGCCGAGCGGGTGGTGGTGGCCGAGGACGGTTCGCTGGAAGTCGATATTCCCTATGTCGCGCTGGAAATGCTGACATCTGCAGCGCAGGACCGGGTGTTTTACCGGGTCGATGGGCCGAACGGGCAATTCCTCACCGGTTACCAGACCCTGCCGACGGTGGAGAACACCAATGGTGATACGCCTGCCTACCGGGACGCCGTCTTCCGCGACGAGCCGATCCGCATCGCCGCTATCAGGCGTTTTGCCTCCACGGGCATCAATTCCGTGCCGTTTTCCGTGACCGTTGCCGAAACCACGATTGCTCGCAGCCAGCTGGCGCAGGCGATCATCCTGCGCTCCGCGCTGCGCCTGCTGTTGATGATCGTGGGCGCGGCGATCATCGTCTGGATCGCGGTGACGATTTCGCTCAGGCCGCTTTACCGGCTCAGCGAAGCCATTGCCGAGCGCAGCCCGAACGATCTGCACCCCATCCGCCAATCCGTGCCGGTGGAGGTGGAAAATCTGGTGGAAACCGTCAATTCGTTCATGGTGCGGCTGCAATCGGCGCTTGATGCGCTCCGGCATTTCACCGGCAATGCCAGCCACCAGCTGCGCACGCCGCTCGCCATTATCAGCACCCAGCTTGCGCTTTCCGCCCGCGCCGCAAGCCTTGAGGAGGCGCAGGCGGCGGCGCTGAAGGGCGGCGCTTCGGTGGCTCATGCCGAACATATCCTCGCCCAGCTCCTGCGCATGGCCAATATCGATGCCGCCGGCTCCAGCGAGAAACACGATTTTTCCGCCATCGACCTCGTGGCGGTGGCTCAGAATGTGACGGCCGATTTTGTGCCGCGCGCAGCCGACGCCGGTATCGATCTCGGTTTCGAAGGCGAGGGCGAGGCGACCATTTCCGCCGAGCCGCTCTTGATCGGCGAGTTGATCGGCAATCTCGTTTCCAATGCCATCAATTATGCCGGGCGCGGGGCGGAAGTTACCGTCCGCGTCGGCGGGCCAGCGGGTGCGGTATGGCTGGAAGTGGAGGATAACGGCCCCGGCATCCCCCCGGAAAAACGCGCCATGGTGCGCCAGCGTTTCGCCCGCGGCGAAGCCAATGCCGCCCCCGGTGCCGGCCTCGGCCTTGCCATTATCGAGGAAATCGCCGGCCTGTTTGGCGGGCGGTTGACGCTGGAAGACGGCGCGGACGGGCGCGGATTGAAGGCGCGGGTGGTGTTCGCCGCGCCGGAAAGAGCGGCATAG
- a CDS encoding ABC transporter substrate-binding protein has protein sequence MRICLFLCLCLCMASPALAQVAVFPALSGKTDAQTLVVYSSLDEPLATPMIEGFQKANPDIAVHYEDMLTGEIYDRIVKETDAGKKTADFAFSSAMDLQVKLSNDGYAQRSDLAMSARWPAWANWRNTAYALTFEPAVFVYHKPSFTTEKPPATRAEFVDYLERHAKEVHGRIATYDIERSGVGFLFMSRDQEQFGDIWSVIKAMGAAGVKVYSTSSAILERVSDGRFVLGYNILGSYAADWASRHPDVGIVLPKDYTVVMSRIGLVPEAAANPELGRRYLEFFMSKEGQTIMARQLQIPAVSPEVAGENTANTMQAIHGAQLRPVPVSPGLMVYLDQVKRSRLIERWNEALRSQ, from the coding sequence ATGCGTATCTGCCTTTTTCTCTGCCTCTGTCTTTGCATGGCCTCACCCGCGCTTGCGCAGGTCGCCGTTTTCCCGGCCCTATCGGGCAAGACAGATGCCCAAACGCTGGTGGTCTATTCCTCTCTGGATGAACCGCTGGCGACGCCGATGATCGAAGGCTTTCAAAAGGCCAACCCCGATATTGCCGTCCATTACGAGGACATGCTGACCGGTGAAATCTACGACCGCATCGTCAAGGAAACCGATGCCGGCAAGAAGACCGCCGATTTCGCCTTCTCTTCCGCCATGGACCTGCAGGTGAAACTGAGCAATGACGGTTACGCCCAACGCTCGGATCTTGCCATGAGCGCCCGCTGGCCCGCCTGGGCGAACTGGCGCAACACGGCTTACGCGCTGACCTTCGAGCCGGCGGTCTTCGTCTACCACAAGCCGAGTTTCACCACCGAAAAACCGCCCGCCACCCGCGCCGAATTTGTCGATTATCTCGAACGCCACGCAAAAGAGGTGCATGGCCGCATCGCCACCTACGACATCGAGCGCTCCGGCGTCGGCTTCCTGTTCATGTCAAGGGATCAGGAGCAGTTCGGCGATATATGGAGCGTCATCAAGGCCATGGGCGCGGCGGGCGTGAAGGTCTATTCCACCTCCTCGGCCATTCTGGAGCGTGTATCCGACGGCCGTTTCGTGCTGGGTTACAATATTCTCGGCTCCTATGCCGCAGACTGGGCCTCGCGCCACCCCGATGTCGGCATCGTGCTGCCGAAGGATTATACCGTGGTCATGTCGCGCATCGGATTGGTGCCGGAGGCCGCTGCCAATCCCGAGCTCGGCCGCCGTTACCTCGAATTCTTCATGTCCAAGGAAGGCCAGACGATCATGGCCCGGCAGCTGCAGATCCCGGCCGTCAGCCCTGAAGTGGCGGGTGAAAACACCGCCAACACCATGCAGGCCATCCATGGCGCGCAATTGCGGCCCGTGCCCGTCAGCCCCGGGCTTATGGTCTATCTGGATCAGGTCAAGCGCAGCCGGTTGATCGAACGCTGGAACGAAGCGTTGCGATCGCAATAG